The window TGACTATTTTCTACAActcgtatttttaaaaaaaagcgcTGTTAAACTTCGACACAATGCCCTGATTTAAATTCGCTTTAATATCCTCTGTTCAAGCAATATGGCAAAATATCTCCGCAAATTTGGTCTGAGCCACTGCGACCTGCCCACTATGCTGTGGAACGTAGCTGTCCTGTTGCGAGTTAATTGTATTAACATTGATAGGAATTATAAGCGTAAGTATATTAATTCTAATGCTTATGAACATCATGTCAAATCTTATGTcctgccccacccagtaatcgttgggagctctgcactcgaaattgtagacgagtaaaTTGTAcacctaggacacacaatccagttaggTAGGTCCAATTTTGAGAAAGAGGTctgccgccgaatccaactcgaatgggcagcgttcaggaagcttcgcgATGTCTTACAAAATtgctcagtgcttgaagactaaagtcttcgaacagtgcgtgttgccacttgccagtgatgacatatggatccgagacatggtcgctaattacgggcctcataagaaagctcagagtcactcagcgggcgatggagagagagaaactccaaacatagctctctccatcgcccgctgagtgacatTAAATATAGAACCAGGCAGATAAATCTGTATGACGCAACATGCATTATGGGTATGGGTAGCGATACGCACCGCACACCTCTTACAAAGTTGAATCAAGCTTTACTTATAGTAAAAAGtagaaataggtacataatagaaTTCCATTTCAGGGATCCCATGGATCTTCTATCTACTGAACGTTATATGCTGCGGATGCCACATCTACGCGTACATCTTCTCCGCGATCTGGTTCACGTTCGTGCGGTGCCGCGAGACTGGCGACTACGCAGCCGCTGCCGTGGAGTTCTCTATCGGTGCATGTAGCGGCTGCGCCTCTAAGTTCATTTATATGCACCTCTACTCGTAAGTGTATAGGTACCACGTTACACTGATATGCTTAGCTCTCGTTCGTGCTATCACAGAGACCGACAGAGAAGAAGGAGCATCAccattaaatttattatttaacattAGAGTCCGGAAATAACTTCTGAGATTTAAACAGTGgctgcttattatttatttattatttattgttaaaaaacaaatttttatgccTCCTCAACCGATTTTAtaagattactagcttatgctcgcgatttcgtccgcgtggactacacaaatttggaacccctatttcacccccttaggtgttgaattttcaaaaaccctttcttagcggatgcctacgtcaaaatagctacctgcatgccaaattttagcccgatccgtccaggagtttgggctgtgcgttgatagatcagtcagtcagtcggtcagtcagtcaccttttccttttatatatttaaaaaaagaagtaaATATGTGTAATGACAAAGAATAAATTACTTTCATCGTTCGCTTACTGCTTTTTAATCAGATATAGATGTATGATAACAACATGGACCAACGCTTTAACGTAGGTACTCTCCAAGGTTCAGAGGATGTGTAAAGGCCAAATTCGAATCACCAAAATCAGTAATCAGTCTAGCATATTtgatgtaggtactttaaaaccATCCTATCTCTAAAGCCACACCAGCCTCGCTTAATTTCCCCCTAAATTCAAATCCAGTAATTTGTGCAGTAACAAAAAActctaagtatattattaattgtcattaTTACAGAGATACAGTAATAAATCTGGTAGAAGACTATTTGAGATGTGACTCCCTGATCGTACCGCGCACGAGATACGCCTCGAATGTTCTTAAGTACTCGAGGGTTGTGAAGAAGAGAGCAACCATCATCTGGACGGCACTCGTCATGAATGGGATCATATACATTTTATTGCCCTTTGTAACGCCTGGTCGACATCTGACTGAGGATCTGTTCGTTGTTTACGGTTAGATACTCGTAACTCCAGTATGCAAATGACACAACTTAGAAATTGCATCAGAAAAATTTGGTAAAACGATAactttatagcctcaatagctcaaccggtaaaggagtgggctgaaaaccgaaaggtcgacggttcaaaccccgcccgttgcactattgtcgtacctactcctagcacaagcctgacgcttaagttggagaggaaaggggaacattagtcatttaacatggctaatattctttttttttttaaaaacttccaCTCTTTGTAAAATTATCTATAGTCTTTGATATTATGCAAAACTCCTCCGATGGCAGAGATGGCACTAGAAGAAGAGAAATGGTGCTAGCAACTTCAtcaataattttctcaaaggtgtgtgaagtctaccaatccgcactagactagcgtggtagactatggccaaaacccttctcgctctgagaggagaccgggattacgtatctcgcgacaggcttgcgataggcgtaaatctcgcgatcattgctgtcaaacgtccggctagagagagacagcaatagccacaaagcaaaataagaagaagaagaaagaagaagagagacagcaaatgaactgtcgcaattgctactgctgtcgctactgcaacgttttacgttatcaccccgccgtgctctgtagagagccggcgatgggttgatcatgatgatgatggtggtggATCTCTGAACGAATAACGTCACCAACTCGAGTCGGGCTCGcaaaatagctattataattGGTAGCTCGATCAGTTTTATTGATGTTACTAATTCTCAAGACGTGTAGAATAATATGATGAAGatgaaataaagataaaaatgaAGCTAGAAAGATGTAGGATCGAGAATTGTAAACTAAAGCATTCCAATTTGTAGATGTTTCTATTTTCTACCTAATACTTAACTATAATTTTCTAGGTCTGGAGCCAATGTTTGAATCTCCTAACTACGAAATAGCGATGGTGTTTTTGATATTGGGTGTCTGTTTTGCTGTCTGTACTCTATCAAACACAACGATGTTTATCTTGACGGTGGTTGGCTATTTAGAAGCTCAGATGCAGGCTCTAAGCGAAGAGTTATTGAATGTTTGGGATGACAGTAAAAGGTTCTATGACAAATACAGAACGGAGATTGAAGTTGTAAATGAAAATCATTTGGAGAATATAATaaggaatttatttattaaataccgTTTGGAAGAAGTAATTCAATTTCACGTATTAATCATAAGTCTTAGAAATAAGGTAGAGAAGGAACTGcgatatatttttatagtagAATTCATTTTAAGATTTCTCGGTACGGTTGCAGAACTTTTCGGTGGATTAGAAAACACTTATCTAGAACTGCCGTACACTTTTGTTCAGCTTTATATGGAATGTCTTATCGGCCAGAGGTTGATCGATGCCAGTAATGTTTTCGAGAACTCATTGTACGAATGCAAATGGGAGAATTTCAATATTGACAATAGGAAAACGGTGCTTTTTATGCTGCAGTGTTCTCAAAAGACTCTAACGTTATCAGCTGGTGGAATGGCGGTTCTGAGTTACTCTTGCCTTATGGAGGTTATGAAGACGACGTATTCGGCGTATACAACAATGCAGTCGACGGTGGATAAAAAATGATGGAGCAAGATTCACAACAGATTTATTGGGAAACTTAATTCATATATattgaaaataacaaaaaatgtttttttctttaattttactgTTAAATTCTTTACAAtgcaccatattattattacctagctGTAGTATCAATAAAATTGAAACAATCTTCAAAAGTAATTTACTTAGTAAAACTTATTTCGACGTTATAGTGTTCATGTTTCCtgggtataaataaaacttattatgCTTTTGTTAATTTAACACCAACCATCAATGTACACCAAATTTTACTACCACTTAAAATAGACGTTCTAACTGATACTTTATTGTTCTAATTAAGATTATTCATCTTGGTGTTAAGATTTATCCATTTCTTCACTTCAAAGTAGACTTCAAGGTTGTGTACATTGAGTACGAGGATCTGAGTATTATCATCAAACAATTGAAGTCCAGTTTCGTGACGCCTCCCGCTGTCAGCGCCAAGGTCTTCTGCGAAACCGCGAGCATCAACAGAACAGTTTTCCGGTTAGACACGTTAAAGTTTTCCCATTCACAAGCATAGAGTGAAGTTTCAAAATCATCACACGCGTCCATAAGTCTCTGTCCAGCTAGACAATCCATTAGTACTTGTATTATTGTATACGGTAGCTGAAGATATGTGTTTTGTAAACCTCCAAGCAGTTCAGCTATTATAGATATAGACATTATGCTGTATTCTAAAACTAAAGTATTACGGAATTCATTGTCTAATTCATGAAATAGGTTTATATTGGTAATGTGGAATTTGATGATGTCTCTTAGACGTATTCTTATGAATTCATTAACGATTTGCTCTTTTATATAAAGGACGTGTATTTTGTCTTCGATAGTATGTTTTATTGCGTTGTAAAACTTTTGACTCTCGCTCCAAATATTTCTTAGTTCTTCGCTAAGGGCGTGGATTTGGGCTTCATTGTAACCGATCACTACAATGACGTACACGGCGACATTTACCATTGTGTACACAGCAAATCCTATGCTGACATTAATTAGGATCTGCACTACTTCGTAATTCGGAGATTCGAGCATGGGCTCCAaacctacaaaaataaatattcctAAATTATTTCAATCCATTTTTAGCGCCCATAGCTCGGAGGTTTTTGATAAACACTCAGTGTTAGCTtctttttataacttttaaatgattaacttattatgggtaccttcaagacaagagtgaataggcatcttctaggcaagcgcgcacTATCtcaggctgcatcatcacttgccatccacgtctgattgcagccaagcgctagtctataaattaaaaaaaaaactatagtcTGAATTATGATTACGACGTAATCGTCGTAATCGTAATTCAggctatagtttttttttccaGCCAGTGGCTTCCTGTGTGtgttgatgtcgtctgtccggCTAGTGGGGTCTTCtgacgctgcgctttccggtgcgaggtcaccattctagcactttgggaccgcaacgtctatcggtttttcgaactacgtgccacttcagcttcgcaacccgttgagctatattaCTCtggttctacggatctcctcatttctgatttgatcacgtagagaaactccaagcatagctctctccatggCCCGCTGTATTACCGTAGATAATATATAAATCCTGAGAGATATGTCTGCCAGGCCTCAGCAGCGGTATCAGCAGGTACACAACTCCATCCAACACCAGCAATATCCAGATAACTATGGCGCGCTTCTTGATTATCCTCAGCCGTTTTCGCAGATTTTTAGCAAATCTGGTTTCCAGTAGGACCTGTTCGTCGCATTGAAGAAACCTGTCGACTGTTTCTATGATATCATGCCTGTaaccaaaatatttttacaaggaAATGCGATCA of the Maniola hyperantus chromosome 19, iAphHyp1.2, whole genome shotgun sequence genome contains:
- the LOC117991436 gene encoding uncharacterized protein; its protein translation is MAKYLRKFGLSHCDLPTMLWNVAVLLRVNCINIDRNYKRIPWIFYLLNVICCGCHIYAYIFSAIWFTFVRCRETGDYAAAAVEFSIGACSGCASKFIYMHLYSDTVINLVEDYLRCDSLIVPRTRYASNVLKYSRVVKKRATIIWTALVMNGIIYILLPFVTPGRHLTEDLFVVYGLEPMFESPNYEIAMVFLILGVCFAVCTLSNTTMFILTVVGYLEAQMQALSEELLNVWDDSKRFYDKYRTEIEVVNENHLENIIRNLFIKYRLEEVIQFHVLIISLRNKVEKELRYIFIVEFILRFLGTVAELFGGLENTYLELPYTFVQLYMECLIGQRLIDASNVFENSLYECKWENFNIDNRKTVLFMLQCSQKTLTLSAGGMAVLSYSCLMEVMKTTYSAYTTMQSTVDKK
- the LOC117991437 gene encoding uncharacterized protein gives rise to the protein MIENLTKRFWDGLQKFGLEYDDFPTMMENVSILLRILTINIFKRETESISLIWYILAVSAGACYFYVYVFSMMWQVFIHYPRLNDFRGAAVALTLGTCTVTCITKFIFMKMYAHDIIETVDRFLQCDEQVLLETRFAKNLRKRLRIIKKRAIVIWILLVLDGVVYLLIPLLRPGRHISQDLYIIYGLEPMLESPNYEVVQILINVSIGFAVYTMVNVAVYVIVVIGYNEAQIHALSEELRNIWSESQKFYNAIKHTIEDKIHVLYIKEQIVNEFIRIRLRDIIKFHITNINLFHELDNEFRNTLVLEYSIMSISIIAELLGGLQNTYLQLPYTIIQVLMDCLAGQRLMDACDDFETSLYACEWENFNVSNRKTVLLMLAVSQKTLALTAGGVTKLDFNCLMIILRSSYSMYTTLKSTLK